In Francisella hispaniensis FSC454, a genomic segment contains:
- the parE gene encoding DNA topoisomerase IV subunit B has protein sequence MQNYNAKSIEVLTGLDPVKKRPGMYTNTENPNHLIQEIIDNSVDEVLAGFASKINITLYEDNSIEVADDGRGMPVDIHPEHKMSGIELIMTKLHSGGKFSNKSYTHSGGLHGVGVSVVNALSTRLEAEIKRDGNVYHIVFEDGFKTSDLEIIDNVGKKNTGTKIRFWPNKKYFDDIKVNFKALKNLLEAKAILCKALTIKYSNEIKKEKLTWHFETGLKGYLDHKLEAETLPAEPFMIDNFSNGDSFLDAVFCWCEDPTESIKNSYVNLIPTPQDGTHVTGLKNGVYDAIKAYIEKNSLSVKNIKITANDSFAQLNYVISVKITNPQFAGQTKEKLSNKDVTSFVATAVRDLLTIWLNQNPDEARQIVENISKVAQKRINADKKTTRKRIMNTAIRLPGKLTDCISSDVNSTELFIVEGDSAGGSAKQARDKNFQAVLPLKGKILNSWELDADTIMNSQEIHNIATAIGVDPDSDDISGLRYNKICILADADSDGLHIATLLCAMFLKHFRKLIEYGHIYIAQPPLFRIDIGKSTFYALDENEKDTILAKNSKLPGKINIMRFKGLGEMNPAQLRESAMDVSSRRLLQLTISDVYDDAEMLDMLLAKKRAKDRRDWLENYGDRAEVE, from the coding sequence ATGCAAAATTATAATGCCAAATCGATTGAGGTTCTTACTGGTTTAGACCCTGTCAAGAAAAGACCCGGAATGTATACTAATACAGAAAATCCAAATCATCTAATCCAAGAAATTATTGATAATAGCGTTGATGAAGTTCTTGCTGGGTTCGCTAGTAAAATAAACATCACTTTATATGAAGATAACAGCATCGAAGTAGCTGATGATGGTCGTGGTATGCCTGTAGATATTCATCCTGAACATAAAATGTCTGGTATTGAACTTATCATGACTAAACTTCATTCTGGCGGCAAATTTAGTAACAAAAGCTATACTCATTCTGGTGGTCTTCATGGGGTTGGAGTATCGGTTGTTAATGCTTTATCAACTAGACTTGAGGCAGAGATTAAAAGAGATGGAAATGTTTATCATATAGTTTTTGAAGATGGTTTTAAAACTAGTGATTTAGAAATTATCGATAATGTAGGCAAGAAAAATACTGGTACAAAAATTAGATTTTGGCCAAACAAAAAATATTTTGATGATATCAAAGTCAATTTTAAAGCCCTTAAGAATCTACTTGAAGCAAAAGCAATACTTTGTAAAGCTCTTACAATAAAATATTCAAATGAGATAAAAAAAGAGAAGCTCACATGGCATTTTGAAACAGGACTTAAAGGCTATCTTGACCATAAACTAGAAGCTGAAACACTCCCAGCTGAACCATTTATGATTGATAATTTTTCAAATGGCGACTCCTTCTTAGATGCAGTATTTTGCTGGTGTGAAGATCCTACTGAAAGTATAAAAAATAGTTATGTAAACCTAATTCCGACACCTCAAGATGGTACACATGTTACTGGACTTAAAAATGGTGTTTATGATGCGATTAAAGCGTATATTGAGAAAAACTCACTTAGTGTAAAAAATATCAAAATTACTGCAAATGACTCTTTTGCTCAACTAAACTATGTAATATCAGTAAAAATTACAAACCCACAATTTGCTGGTCAAACTAAAGAAAAACTTTCCAATAAGGATGTTACTAGTTTTGTCGCTACTGCTGTTAGAGATTTACTGACTATATGGCTAAACCAGAACCCTGATGAAGCGCGTCAAATAGTTGAAAATATTAGCAAGGTTGCACAAAAAAGAATTAATGCAGATAAAAAAACTACGCGTAAACGTATAATGAATACTGCTATTCGTTTACCTGGTAAGCTTACAGACTGTATTAGCTCTGATGTTAATTCTACTGAGCTTTTCATAGTTGAGGGCGACTCTGCCGGAGGTTCTGCTAAACAAGCGCGTGATAAAAATTTTCAAGCTGTATTACCCCTTAAAGGTAAGATTCTTAACAGTTGGGAATTAGATGCTGATACTATCATGAACTCTCAAGAAATTCATAATATTGCTACCGCAATTGGTGTTGATCCTGATAGTGATGACATTTCCGGTCTAAGATACAATAAAATATGTATCCTCGCCGATGCCGACTCTGATGGATTACATATCGCGACACTACTGTGTGCAATGTTTCTAAAGCACTTTAGAAAACTGATTGAGTATGGTCATATTTATATAGCTCAACCTCCGCTATTTAGAATTGATATTGGTAAGAGCACTTTTTATGCTCTTGATGAAAATGAAAAAGATACTATCTTAGCTAAAAATTCTAAGTTACCAGGCAAGATAAATATCATGCGCTTTAAAGGTCTGGGTGAGATGAATCCCGCACAACTACGTGAATCAGCTATGGATGTATCATCAAGAAGACTTTTACAACTTACTATTTCTGATGTATATGATGACGCTGAAATGTTAGATATGCTTTTAGCTAAAAAGAGAGCCAAAGATCGCCGTGATTGGCTTGAAAACTATGGTGATAGAGCTGAAGTTGAATAA
- the ampD gene encoding 1,6-anhydro-N-acetylmuramyl-L-alanine amidase AmpD — MFNQGWYEKAKCIKSPNFNQRADKNDISLVVIHCISLPEGEYANCNVEKFFTNQLDYSLHPSFASLKGVEVSAHFYIKRDGEIVQFVSVDDRAWHAGISEFQGRQGCNDFSVGIELQGTDKTAYTEQQYLSLNSLLKDLRKAYPTLLNITGHEDIAPQRKTDPGKCFEWNKVVW; from the coding sequence ATGTTTAATCAAGGCTGGTATGAAAAAGCTAAATGTATTAAGAGTCCAAACTTTAATCAACGAGCTGATAAAAATGATATTAGTCTAGTTGTAATACATTGTATAAGTTTGCCTGAAGGAGAATATGCTAATTGTAATGTTGAGAAATTTTTTACTAATCAATTAGATTATAGTTTACATCCAAGTTTTGCAAGCCTTAAAGGTGTAGAAGTTTCAGCTCATTTCTATATAAAACGTGATGGTGAAATTGTGCAGTTTGTTTCGGTTGATGATAGAGCATGGCATGCAGGTATAAGCGAATTTCAAGGTAGGCAAGGATGTAATGATTTTTCTGTGGGAATTGAGTTACAGGGTACTGATAAAACAGCTTATACTGAACAACAATATCTTAGTTTGAATAGCTTACTAAAAGATCTTAGGAAGGCATATCCAACATTATTAAATATTACTGGTCACGAAGATATTGCACCACAGAGAAAAACTGATCCTGGTAAATGTTTTGAATGGAATAAGGTTGTCTGGTAG
- a CDS encoding phosphatase PAP2 family protein translates to MNCFDHKLAKTTAIYGFLTLIIAILSYNFLDIKFATLVHTSELFGTGISTVAALTSKIFSPKVWTVITAIVTVICIYKHLVKKPSQKLYIMSLSLIMTIIITTILKVLLARYRPEMLLFDNHYGFHFFSFKKAYNSMPSGHTALTFAGLLAIANFFEKKYITLIAIIISCLVAVSRIIILDHFISDVIIAAYIGIFTYLWCKAFVESKSAY, encoded by the coding sequence ATGAATTGCTTTGACCATAAACTTGCAAAAACAACTGCTATATACGGATTTTTAACACTAATAATTGCTATACTAAGCTATAATTTTCTTGATATAAAATTTGCAACACTAGTACATACCAGTGAATTATTTGGTACTGGAATTAGTACGGTAGCAGCTTTGACTTCTAAGATTTTTTCTCCTAAAGTTTGGACTGTTATTACAGCTATAGTCACAGTAATTTGTATCTACAAACACCTAGTAAAAAAGCCCTCACAAAAGTTATATATAATGTCATTATCTTTAATAATGACTATTATAATTACAACAATCCTTAAGGTTCTACTTGCTAGATACAGACCTGAAATGTTACTATTTGATAATCACTATGGTTTTCACTTTTTTTCGTTCAAGAAGGCTTATAACTCTATGCCATCTGGCCATACTGCATTAACTTTTGCTGGATTACTAGCAATAGCTAACTTTTTTGAGAAAAAGTACATAACTTTAATAGCTATAATAATTAGTTGTTTAGTTGCGGTGAGTAGGATTATTATTTTAGACCACTTTATTTCCGATGTCATCATTGCCGCATATATAGGAATATTTACATATTTATGGTGTAAAGCTTTTGTAGAGAGCAAATCAGCTTATTAA